Proteins co-encoded in one Arachis hypogaea cultivar Tifrunner chromosome 13, arahy.Tifrunner.gnm2.J5K5, whole genome shotgun sequence genomic window:
- the LOC112738198 gene encoding zinc finger BED domain-containing protein RICESLEEPER 2: MSETSEKSGSNEPVSPDTAAELSSSTIWDHFTALQGTKNKAKCDYCGCVVKYEDETSAMRSHLNRCDANTSIDGNKIQKTISSMSDSEEEGYEDGLGSSEDTFKFDQEASQRALTKMFVIDELPFYLVKSERFKNFLRSIQPLFEIPSHVALIQDVVTLYREEIIKLKEYFSIHSQRVCLITEPWTSSHGLDFMKVTAQFIDNDWRLQKKVLNFCQITGYSEDEMNECIEVCLGNWKLNEVFSLTGDIASSDDPGTQYLEKRIGSWDSIFLKGGYIHVQCCVHIVSLIVKEALKEIHDSIIRIRGAAMYIRSSPSRTVRFRKCVEHEKIHYKGLIQLDVETEWNSTYIMLEGAVNYQKAFELYKQRDLNYVDELSSESGKGIPSEDDWKSAQSMLPVLKFFYDCILRIFGTSCITSDIYMKEVFAIGRKIHHYHEHDDASISRMASRMKNIYDKYWGNSNAINMLLIAVVLDPRLKLGYVNWNLDYFFGSEKGSELKTKLLSCLGSLYCYYQVTHKGSQDDQHAQIDEDDDLYGMRLYLQSTGNKSHVKSELDRYLEEECEPLNKQAEFDLLNWWKSKSSRFPILGSMAQEVLAIPISAVTSEFAFSAKGRVIDLYRSCLPPKFLEMLVCTKSWLKGPSSLSAEMIFLEDDNEDDEIFSEDDNEDYNDDS; the protein is encoded by the coding sequence ATGTCAGAGACATCCGAGAAATCAGGTTCTAATGAACCAGTTTCCCCTGACACTGCTGCTGAATTATCATCATCAACGATTTGGGACCATTTTACTGCATTGCAAGGCACCAAGAACAAGGCTAAATGCGACTATTGTGGTTGCGTGGTCAAATATGAAGATGAAACAAGTGCTATGCGTTCACATTTGAATAGATGTGATGCTAACACAAGCATTGATgggaataaaatacaaaaaacaatTTCTTCCATGTCAGATAGTGAAGAGGAGGGGTATGAAGATGGTCTTGGATCTTCCGAAGATACCTTCAAATTTGACCAAGAAGCATCTCAAAGGGCACTTACGAAGATGTTTGTAATAGATGAGCTGCCATTTTATCTCGTGAAGTCTGAACGCTTTAAAAATTTTCTACGTTCCATACAACCCCTGTTTGAGATCCCCTCACATGTTGCATTAATACAAGATGTTGTTACACTTTATcgtgaagaaataataaaattgaaagaatATTTTTCTATTCATTCTCAAAGAGTTTGCCTTATCACTGAACCATGGACGTCAAGTCATGGATTAGATTTTATGAAAGTGACTGCACAATTCATTGATAATGACTGGAGGCTGCAAAAGAAAGTATTGAATTTTTGCCAAATCACTGGCTATTCAGAAGACGAAATGAATGAGTGCATTGAAGTTTGCTTAGGTAATTGGAAGTTGAATGAGGTTTTTAGTTTAACAGGTGATATTGCATCCTCGGATGATCCAGGTACTCAATATCTGGAAAAGAGAATAGGCTCTTGGGATAGCATATTCTTGAAGGGTGGGTATATTCATGTGCAATGTTGTGTGCATATTGTCAGCCTGATTGTGAAGGAAGCATTGAAAGAAATTCATGACTCTATTATAAGAATTCGTGGTGCAGCCATGTATATCAGATCTAGTCCTTCAAGAACAGTAAGATTTAGAAAGTGTGTTGAACATGAGAAGATTCATTATAAAGGTCTTATTCAGCTAGATGTTGAAACTGAGTGGAATTCAACCTATATTATGTTAGAGGGTGCTGTGAATTATCAAAAGGCATTTGAATTATATAAGCAGCGAGACCTTAACTATGTTGATGAGTTAAGTAGTGAAAGTGGGAAAGGCATACCTTCAGAAGACGATTGGAAATCTGCTCAATCAATGCTACCAGTTCTAAAATTCTTTTATGATTGTATTTTGCGAATTTTTGGTACCTCTTGCATTACTAGTGATATATACATGAAAGAAGTATTTGCTATTGGAAGGAAGATCCATCATTATCATGAACATGATGATGCTAGTATAAGTAGGATGGCTAGTAGGATGAAGAATATATATGACAAATACTGGGGGAATTCTAATGCAATTAACATGTTATTGATTGCTGTCGTGCTAGATCCCAGATTGAAGTTGGGTTATGTCAATTGGAATCTTGATTACTTCTTTGGCTCTGAAAAAGGAAGTGAGTTGAAAACGAAGTTGCTTTCCTGTCTTGGTTCACTTTATTGTTATTATCAAGTTACACACAAAGGGTCTCAAGATGATCAACATGCACAaattgatgaagatgatgatctCTATGGTATGCGTTTATATCTGCAATCAACTGGCAATAAATCACATGTTAAATCTGAGCTTGATAGGTATTTGGAAGAAGAATGTGAGCCCTTGAATAAACAAGCAGAGTTTGATCTATTGAATTGGTGGAAGAGCAAGTCGAGCCGATTTCCCATCCTTGGAAGCATGGCTCAAGAGGTGTTGGCCATTCCTATTTCTGCGGTAACCTCAGAGTTTGCATTTAGTGCCAAAGGAAGGGTTATAGATCTCTATAGAAGTTGCTTACCACCCAAATTTCTGGAGATGCTTGTTTGTACAAAGAGTTGGTTAAAAGGACCTAGCTCATTATCTGCAGAGATGATCTTTTTGGAGGATGACAATGAGGATGATGAGATCTTTTCGgaagatgataatgaggattaCAATGATGATTCCTAG